A region from the Gossypium hirsutum isolate 1008001.06 chromosome A08, Gossypium_hirsutum_v2.1, whole genome shotgun sequence genome encodes:
- the LOC107887328 gene encoding RING-H2 finger protein ATL68 translates to MSTPSPNYLTNLGLGYSIAIALGFLVLLSTILLASYICCRSSSSSSSSPRAFSPNATVASASDGINLPRIIFVAEDDDNENAVVGLDQAVINSYPKFQFSKDRSAAVDSSNVNTTCSICLCEYKDSEMLRMMPECRHYFHVPCLDAWLKLNGSCPVCRNSPLPTPLSTPLSEVVPLSQYAADRRSRR, encoded by the coding sequence ATGTCCACCCCGTCCCCTAACTATCTCACTAACTTAGGCCTCGGCTATTCCATCGCCATAGCCCTCGGTTTCCTCGTTCTCCTCTCTACCATCCTCCTCGCTTCCTACATCTGTTGCCGCTcttcctcctcttcttcttcttcccctcGTGCTTTCTCTCCCAACGCCACCGTTGCCTCCGCTTCCGATGGAATCAACCTTCCCAGGATTATTTTCGTTGCCGAAGATGACGACAACGAAAACGCCGTCGTGGGGCTTGACCAAGCCGTTATAAATTCTTACCCAAAGTTCCAGTTCAGTAAAGATCGATCGGCTGCGGTGGATTCCAGTAATGTTAACACGACTTGTTCGATCTGTTTGTGCGAGTATAAAGATTCGGAGATGTTGAGGATGATGCCTGAGTGTAGGCACTATTTCCATGTTCCTTGTCTTGATGCTTGGTTGAAACTAAATGGGTCTTGTCCCGTTTGTCGGAACTCGCCACTACCGACTCCGCTTTCTACACCTTTGTCGGAAGTCGTTCCTTTGTCTCAATACGCTGCGGATCGAAGGAGTCGGAGGTGA
- the LOC107887327 gene encoding probable methyltransferase At1g29790, whose amino-acid sequence MILLVLDNMAKVNTLVKMGTWKSVNRTIFILGICALLVSVATLSGSYSFRSLLVTNSFCDYVNPLNEGEARMNFEVVIRKIRQEMDELKNGTLKESSSSEILLRHSVFLADILGLIESMQALGPDVKDATFDHPLVKLNHQSDEPADYFLIEEIRKYVRVKPNRLGKQNFMGANGAFTSIGHACFAMKEELEEYMDYDVGEICNDDWKLAQKLMVHGCDPLPRRRCLARAPRLYTQPFPINESIWKLPDDRNVRWSGYRCKNFTCLANNGTRKGFFKCADCFNLTHHEMPRWIQPTDLDPETNTTADFLIPEVLKIKPGEVRIGLDFSGGTGTFAARMREFNVTIVSATINLGAPFSEMIALRGLVPLYLSINQRLPFFDNTLDLLHTTRFLDGWIDFVLLDFVLFDWDRVLRPGGLLWIDSFFCLKEDLEDYMEAFKVLRYRKHKWVVVPKRDKDDDREVFFSAVLEKPPRPF is encoded by the coding sequence ATGATACTTCTCGTTCTCGATAATATGGCTAAAGTAAATACCCTGGTGAAGATGGGGACATGGAAAAGTGTAAATAGGACAATCTTTATATTGGGTATTTGTGCTCTTCTGGTTTCAGTGGCTACCTTGTCTGGGTCTTATTCTTTTAGATCTCTCCTTGTTACTAATTCCTTCTGCGACTATGTGAACCCTTTGAATGAAGGCGAAGCGAGGATGAATTTCGAGGTTGTTATTCGGAAAATCCGACAAGAAATGGATGAGTTGAAGAACGGCACGTTGAAAGAGTCGTCGTCATCGGAAATCTTGCTTAGACATAGTGTTTTTCTTGCTGATATTCTTGGTCTAATCGAGTCGATGCAGGCATTGGGTCCCGACGTCAAAGACGCGACCTTCGACCATCCATTGGTAAAACTGAATCATCAATCCGATGAGCCTGCGGATTACTTCCTGATCGAGGAAATTCGGAAGTACGTTCGGGTGAAGCCGAACAGACTAGGGAAACAGAACTTCATGGGAGCAAATGGTGCGTTCACGAGCATCGGCCACGCTTGTTTCGCAATGAAGGAGGAGCTGGAAGAGTACATGGATTACGACGTTGGCGAAATCTGCAACGACGATTGGAAGCTAGCTCAGAAACTAATGGTTCACGGCTGCGATCCGTTACCGAGGAGGCGGTGCCTCGCGAGAGCCCCGCGGCTATACACTCAGCCGTTCCCCATCAACGAGTCTATCTGGAAACTGCCCGACGATCGCAACGTCCGATGGAGTGGCTATCGGTGCAAGAACTTCACTTGTTTAGCAAACAACGGAACCCGCAAAGGATTCTTCAAATGTGCAGATTGCTTCAATCTCACACACCATGAAATGCCGAGATGGATCCAACCCACGGATTTAGACCCCGAAACAAACACAACCGCAGACTTTTTAATACCCGAAGTGCTTAAAATCAAGCCTGGGGAGGTCAGAATTGGATTGGATTTCAGTGGGGGTACCGGGACATTTGCAGCAAGGATGAGGGAGTTCAACGTGACGATAGTTTCAGCCACCATTAACCTCGGGGCACCGTTTAGCGAGATGATAGCTCTTCGAGGATTAGTTCCTCTTTATTTGTCAATAAACCAGCGGCTACCGTTCTTTGACAACACCCTGGATCTGTTACACACGACGAGGTTTCTGGATGGGTGGATTGATTTTGTACTTTTGGACTTTGTGTTGTTTGATTGGGACAGGGTTTTGAGACCAGGGGGATTGCTGTGGATCGACAGTTTCTTCTGTTTGAAAGAAGATTTGGAAGATTACATGGAGGCATTCAAGGTGCTGAGGTATAGAAAACACAAATGGGTCGTTGTTCCAAAGCGAGATAAAGATGATGATAGAGAGGTGTTTTTCTCAGCTGTGTTAGAGAAGCCGCCAAGGCCATTCTGA